A single Dermacentor variabilis isolate Ectoservices chromosome 9, ASM5094787v1, whole genome shotgun sequence DNA region contains:
- the LOC142556992 gene encoding uncharacterized protein LOC142556992, producing MDAQERTLYMATFGVVAAGLMLLRLRRKRQERRMRALQQRNRRLVALLAARKSPTPEPQSPRRTGPGLGGRGGGVGGRRRRIWTRVRSDNFWLHVMSADFSAQDWLHNFHLSRATFEHACDLLRDHIATHDTAWRPATPVEKKVAVFLWRLSNNCHYKVLSQLFGVGRSSACLILKEAIQALILHVMPRVIKPCENTPSFFEEVYGLPGCHGVICSTYIAVSPPNYVKAEYAVPGQADLYACLLQVVIGRDGQITAARAGQTPSRPGRLEDWAFVPELGALEQDTPSSSAESRTPGPFAYLVADSSFPLRPEVLKPYDFAATKPQRTYNSALNGAIGYASQTVLKLKARWKCLAAKYEGDLSSVGDLVLACCVLHNICEAKGDRFEPRWAEGITATHPASCHVPTVSDEMLNKARIKRDALAIKLATRDV from the coding sequence ATGGACGCGCAGGAACGCACGCTCTATATGGCCACTTTTGGGGTCGTGGCCGCAGGATTGATGCTGTTGCGACTTCGACGTAAGCGCCAGGAGCGTCGTATGCGCGCGCTGCAACAGCGGAATCGCCGTCTCGTGGCCCTTCTAGCCGCGCGGAAGTCTCCGACTCCAGAGCCACAGTCCCCGCGGAGAACCGGGCCGGGGCTCGGTGGTCGCGGCGGCGGCGTTGGCGGCCGTAGACGTCGCATTTGGACGCGCGTGCGTAGCGACAACTTTTGGCTTCACGTCATGTCCGCCGACTTCAGCGCACAGGATTGGCTTCACAACTTTCACCTGAGCCGCGCCACTTTCGAGCACGCCTGCGACCTGCTGCGCGATCACATTGCGACGCACGACACGGCCTGGAGACCCGCGACTCCCGTCGAAAAGAAGGTCGCTGTGTTCCTCTGGCGCCTGTCCAACAACTGCCACTACAAGGTCCTCAGCCAGCTGTTCGGCGTGGGGCGCTCGTCGGCGTGCCTGATCCTCAAAGAAGCCATCCAGGCGCTCATCCTGCACGTGATGCCGCGAGTGATCAAGCCTTGCGAAAACACGCCGAGCTTCTTCGAAGAAGTGTACGGCCTGCCCGGGTGCCACGGCGTAATCTGCTCGACTTACATCGCTGTCAGCCCGCCGAACTATGTCAAGGCTGAGTATGCCGTGCCGGGCCAGGCGGACTTGTACGCCTGTCTGCTTCAGGTCGTGATCGGTCGCGACGGCCAGATCACGGCGGCTCGGGCTGGTCAGACGCCCTCTCGCCCGGGCAGACTAGAAGACTGGGCGTTTGTGCCCGAACTCGGCGCCCTTGAGCAAGACACGCCGTCGTCTTCAGCCGAGTCCAGAACGCCTGGTCCTTTTGCTTACCTCGTGGCAGATTCGTCGTTTCCGCTTCGTCCTGAAGTGTTGAAGCCATACGACTTCGCGGCTACGAAGCCGCAGAGGACGTACAACAGCGCCCTGAACGGAGCCATAGGCTATGCTTCGCAGACAGTGCTGAAGCTGAAGGCCCGCTGGAAGTGCCTGGCAGCCAAGTACGAAGGAGACCTGAGTAGCGTGGGAGACTTGGTGTTGGCCTGCTGCGTGCTGCACAATATCTGTGAGGCCAAAGGGGATCGCTTTGAACCACGCTGGGCAGAGGGCATCACTGCAACTCATCCAGCATCCTGTCATGTCCCCACGGTCTCAGATGAGATGCTAAACAAGGCCAGGATCAAGAGAGATGCTCTGGCCATCAAGTTGGCAACCAGAGACGTTTGA